TTTGAAGTGCATTTAATTCATCTTTATTGTCTTTTTTCACTTATTTTGAATTATTTCTAATTAAACTCACCTATTTAAGCATTTTTGTTTTTCTGTCTTTCATTCTTTTTGACATTAATGATAAAAGGTGCTAAACTTTGAAATTAATTATATAATTATGACCTGCTAACAATATTAAATTACTAAATAATAAGTATTTCCTGAAGTTTAAGATTATTTTTATAGATTCTTGCAGCAAACTGTTTCTTTAGATATATTATAATTATAACAAACTAAAGTAATATATTGATATTTTACTATTCAACTGACATATTTGCTTATGTAAGAAATCTAAATTTGCTTTTTAAGGAGGTGGTAGCTTTTAGTTTTTTTGACTTTAAACTGGCCTTCATGTTTTAACTGAATTTTAGCTAAAATTGCATTCTTATATTATATTTTTAAATTAAGGAGATGGTAAAAATGAGTGATAATGGAAGAGGACAATGGCAGTCACGAGCTGGCTTTATTGCTGCTGCTGCCGGTTCGGCTATCGGATTAGGAAATATATGGCGTTTTCCGTATATTACCGGTAGGTATGGTGGTGGAGCATTTGTATTAGTTTATATTCTTTTGTTAATATTTATCGGTTATCCTGTAATGACCTCTGAATTAGTATTAGGCCGTAAAACTGAAAAAAACCCTGTCGGAGCTTATAGTGCCCTGGCACCAGGTAGTCCTTGGATAATCGTTGGATTTATGGGTGTCCTTGCTGGATTCATCATCCTTTCCTACTACTCAGTAGTGGCGGGATGGTCCCTTTCTTATATCTTTAAATCCGGAGCTTACATGGCTGCAGGTTCTGATGCCGCTAATATCTTTGTAGGTTCAATTTCATCAACTTTTGGAGGTATCTTCTGGCATACACTATTTATGGCTATCTGTATTGGTATTGTCTATGGCGGAGTTGAAAATGGAATTGAAAAATGGTCAAAAATTTTAATGCCTGTATTGCTTTTGTTGCTTATAGTACTGATAATTCGTTCTGTGACTTTACCTGGCGCAGGAGAGGGTTTGTCCTTCTATCTGAGACCGGATTTCAGCGCATTTAATGCCGAAGGTTTCTTGGCAGCTCTGGGACAGGTATTCTTTACTTTAAGCCTTGGGATGGGCTGTATGATAACCTATGGTAGTTACCTTAAGAAAGATGAAGATATTCCTTTAAATGCTAAGTATGTTGTAACTTTTGATACAGTTATTGCCCTGCTAGCAGGTTTTGTTATTTTCCCGGCAGTATTTGCATTTGGATTAGAACCTGCCACAGGACCTGGTCTTACATTTATAACATTACCGGCAGTTTTTTCCCAAATGGGAGCAGCTGGTCACATTTTTGGTACTATCTTCTTTATACTGTTAACTGTAGCAGCCTTAACATCTGCAATTTCTCTCCTGGAAGTTGTTGCTGCCTACTTTATTGATGAAATTAAATGGAATCGTAAAAAAGCGACAATTGGCATGGGAATAGCAATCTGGATTCTTGGTATATTCCCTTCACTGGGATACAGCAGTTTGTCCCATGTAAAACTAATAAAAGGATTTGATATATTAGACTCCTTTGACTTTTTTGCCAATAATGTCCTGTTGCCTTTAGGCGGATTGCTGATAGCTATCTTTATTGGATGGTTCTGGGGTACTGACAAGGCTCTGGAAGAAGCAAATCATGGAGCAGGTACAAAAATTGGAGCAAGCTACTCTTTCTTAATCAAATATGTAGTTCCAATTGCAGTATTTGTTGTTTTCTTAAACAGTATAGGAATTCTTGGATAAGTATTAGATAAATAGCATATTAAAAAAAGGATGGCTACTCATTAAAAGATTGGCCATCCTTTTTTTAATATTTATTATATTTAGTCACCAAATAACAATACCGGTAACTGTAACTTTAACTCCCATAGTATACTTGAAATAGCTTTTTTCATATTTTCGATTACTTCACTATGTTCGAATCCCTGCAATGAGACCTCTTCTTTGCTTAAGGATACAATGACTTTGCCATCAATACTTAAACTGCTTAGATCATTACCTGAGTATATTGTAATACTATAAGAATTTAAATCTACTCTTAGTGTTTCCTCTAATTTTTCTATTATACTGGTTGTTTTCCTGTTTATTTTCTCTACATCATTTCCTGTAAAACGTAATATTTCTTTATCATTTAGGATTATCGTAGAAACAATACTGTCTTTCTTTATTCTAATAATACCCTCTAAATTAAAGTATTCAGTAGTTAAACGGCGTTCTATCTTAATATTGTTGTCATTCAAATACTTCTTTATATTTTCTATTCTGTAATCAATATTCGGGTGAGTTTGGAATATTCCTAAATTTATATTTGGCTTAAAATAGTCTTTGCTATGGACTCTCTCAAAAAATGTCAACAGCGCTACAGGATGATAATCAGGGCTTTTGTTGAGTAATTCTAAAGCGGTTAAATCTGCTTCTTCTTCATATTCTCTACGGTAATTATTCAACACAGTAATTGTAGTTAGTTCTCCTATTAATCCTACGGCAGGATCTCCAGTTAAAAGAACCGCAAAAAGTTCAACTAATTTCATTTTTCGATTATCCTGCATCTGCTTTATAGAGTGCTGGCAAATAACATGTCCCATTTCATGGGCGATAATTGCTGCTAACTCATCATCTGAGTGTACATAATCAAGCAAATCAGATGTGATATAAATAAACCCGCCAGGAAAGGCAAATGCGTTTACTCCTTCCTGGTTTATAATATTAAAGTGATAATTTATTTCCTTTATTTCAGATATTTTTTTTAAATGCTCACCAATTTTTTCTATTCTCTTCAAATTATCAATATCTTCCACCAAATCATATCGTTTTTCAATTCTTTCAGCTAATTTTCGGCCAATTTTTTCCTCTTTCTCGAAATCACGATCTGCTCCATTTACTGATAATATAAAAGTAAGAAAGAGTATAGTAATAAATAATATACTTATTGCAGAATAAAATTTAGCTTGATTTGATATTCTTTTCTTCATATTTTTTCTATTGGTTTTCATAATAATTCCATTATTAGGATTTATTTATTCCATTCATTATTGACAACCATCTCAGAAATATATTTGACAATTGTTTTATTAATTAAAGGCAGTTCTTCATTATTTTTCAGTTTAGCCATTGCTAAATATTCTGAACCTCCTCCTTTTCCTTTGCCATTATCTAATAATTTTTTTAATAAATTCCCCATATGAATTGAAATATTTTGGGAACATCCCAGACACAAAACCGGTTCAGGTCTTTCTGCCCCCAGAATAACTAAATAATTATCTTCATTTATTATTGCTAAAGCTAAATTCTTTAGCTGCTGTACAGTCTTTCCACTAAATGTCTTATTTATTATTAAATAACCATTCTCTCCTGTATTGGCTTTATTTTTTAGGATTTCAACTTCAAACTGTAATATCCTTTTCTCTAAACTTCTATTTTCTTTATCCAGCTCCTTTTTCTCTTTGCTTAGTTTAATAACTTTTTCTTCAAGATTACTTATTCCGGTTGTGAATAAATTGGAAAGATTTTTTACAATATAATGCTTATTTTGATAATCAAGAAAACCGCGATGCCCACATAAAAAGGATATTCTGGTTTTATCTTTACGTTTTTCCCAGTTATTAATTTTGATTATAGCCACTTCTCCTGTATTTCTGCAATGGGTTCCCCCGCAGGCATTAATATCATATTCAGCAATTTCTACTATTCTCAATTTTTCATTTAATTTTTGTTGTTTTTTCCTTAACTCTTCATAAATGTCACTTTTATTTTCATCTATATAATATTGATAAATTGGTTTATTCGAATAAATGATTTTATTACAAAAACATTCCAATTCTTCTATTTTCTTTTCTTCAAGCGAAGTAAATGGTATGTCAATAGTACATATTTCTACCCCCATGTGAAATGATAAAGTGTCTTTCTGCCATAATTCCTTTAGCACGCTTGATAATATATGTTGTCCGGTATGTTGCTGCATATGGTCGAATCTTGTTTCCCACTCTATCTCGCCATTTACACTCATCCCCGGATTAAACCTTGCATCTCCTTTTAGATAA
The sequence above is drawn from the Atribacterota bacterium genome and encodes:
- a CDS encoding alanine--tRNA ligase-related protein; amino-acid sequence: MTKKLFHTDSYKKKFQAKVINVQQKNDLIELILNQTCFYPEAGGQICDKGNISGFPVVDVQELDGDIIHYLKGDARFNPGMSVNGEIEWETRFDHMQQHTGQHILSSVLKELWQKDTLSFHMGVEICTIDIPFTSLEEKKIEELECFCNKIIYSNKPIYQYYIDENKSDIYEELRKKQQKLNEKLRIVEIAEYDINACGGTHCRNTGEVAIIKINNWEKRKDKTRISFLCGHRGFLDYQNKHYIVKNLSNLFTTGISNLEEKVIKLSKEKKELDKENRSLEKRILQFEVEILKNKANTGENGYLIINKTFSGKTVQQLKNLALAIINEDNYLVILGAERPEPVLCLGCSQNISIHMGNLLKKLLDNGKGKGGGSEYLAMAKLKNNEELPLINKTIVKYISEMVVNNEWNK
- a CDS encoding sodium-dependent transporter, whose amino-acid sequence is MSDNGRGQWQSRAGFIAAAAGSAIGLGNIWRFPYITGRYGGGAFVLVYILLLIFIGYPVMTSELVLGRKTEKNPVGAYSALAPGSPWIIVGFMGVLAGFIILSYYSVVAGWSLSYIFKSGAYMAAGSDAANIFVGSISSTFGGIFWHTLFMAICIGIVYGGVENGIEKWSKILMPVLLLLLIVLIIRSVTLPGAGEGLSFYLRPDFSAFNAEGFLAALGQVFFTLSLGMGCMITYGSYLKKDEDIPLNAKYVVTFDTVIALLAGFVIFPAVFAFGLEPATGPGLTFITLPAVFSQMGAAGHIFGTIFFILLTVAALTSAISLLEVVAAYFIDEIKWNRKKATIGMGIAIWILGIFPSLGYSSLSHVKLIKGFDILDSFDFFANNVLLPLGGLLIAIFIGWFWGTDKALEEANHGAGTKIGASYSFLIKYVVPIAVFVVFLNSIGILG
- a CDS encoding M48 family metalloprotease, which translates into the protein MKTNRKNMKKRISNQAKFYSAISILFITILFLTFILSVNGADRDFEKEEKIGRKLAERIEKRYDLVEDIDNLKRIEKIGEHLKKISEIKEINYHFNIINQEGVNAFAFPGGFIYITSDLLDYVHSDDELAAIIAHEMGHVICQHSIKQMQDNRKMKLVELFAVLLTGDPAVGLIGELTTITVLNNYRREYEEEADLTALELLNKSPDYHPVALLTFFERVHSKDYFKPNINLGIFQTHPNIDYRIENIKKYLNDNNIKIERRLTTEYFNLEGIIRIKKDSIVSTIILNDKEILRFTGNDVEKINRKTTSIIEKLEETLRVDLNSYSITIYSGNDLSSLSIDGKVIVSLSKEEVSLQGFEHSEVIENMKKAISSILWELKLQLPVLLFGD